One stretch of Manis pentadactyla isolate mManPen7 chromosome 10, mManPen7.hap1, whole genome shotgun sequence DNA includes these proteins:
- the ASPHD1 gene encoding aspartate beta-hydroxylase domain-containing protein 1 isoform X2 → MWKGNSPGGNQGAGMEGAGGELGGHGNWGREDASGLLARASLPIMFTWPLPLASSALTLLLGALTSLFLWYCYRLGSQDMQVLGAGSSAVGVSSGPGGCSKAGRPSPGSSREPGEGHGTGLASSRLRAYAQRYSWAGMGRVRRAAQGGPSPGRGPGVLGIQRPGLLFLPDLPSAPFVPRDAQRHDVELLESSFPAILRDFGAVSWDFSGTTSLPPGWSPPLAPGCYQLLLYQAGQRQPSNCRRCPGTYRALRALRSFMSANTFGNAGFSVLLPGAQLEGCCGPTNARVRCHLGLKIPPGCELVVGGEPQCWAEGHCLLMDDSFLHTVTHNGSPEDGPRVVFIVDLWHPNVAGAERQALDYVFAPDP, encoded by the exons ATGTGGAAGGGAAACAGCCCAGGGGGTAACCAGGGAGCAGGCATGGAGGGAGCTGGTGGAGAATTGGGGGGGCATGGGAACTGGGGTAGAGAAGATGCCTCAGGTCTCTTGGCCAGGGCCTCCCTGCCCATCATGTTCACCTGGCCATTGCCCCTGGCCTCCTCAGCCCTCACCCTGCTCCTGGGAGCCCTCACTTCCCTTTTCCTCTGGTACTGTTACCGCCTGGGTTCCCAGGACATGCAAGTCCTGGGGGCTGGGAGTTCAGCTGTGGGTGTAAGTAGTGGGCCTGGAGGATGTTCTAAGGCTGGCAGGCCAAGCCCAGGGAGCTCTAGGGAGCCTGGGGAAGGACATGGGACAGGTCTAGCGAGTAGTCGCCTTCGAGCCTATGCCCAGCGCTACTCCTGGGCAGGAATGGGTAGGGTGAGGCGGGCAGCACAGGGTGGCCCAAGCCCTGGGAGAGGGCCAGGGGTCCTGGGCATTCAGCGCCCAGGCCTGCTCTTTCTGCCAGACTTACCTTCAGCCCCCTTTGTGCCTCGGGATGCCCAGCGGCATGATGTGGAGCTCctggagagcagcttccctgcCATTTTGAGGGACTTTGGGGCTGTAAGCTGGGACTTCTCAGGAACTACCTCTCTGCCTCCGGGCTGGTCCCCACCTCTGGCCCCTGGGTGCTACCAGCTTCTGCTGTACCAAGCAGGCCAGCGCCAACCCAGTAACTGCCGCCGGTGCCCGGGAACCTACCGGGCCTTAAGGGCGCTGCGGAGCTTTATGAGCGCCAACACTTTTGGCAATGCTGGCTTTTCTGTCCTCCTGCCTGGGGCCCAGCTTGAGGGCTGCTGTGGGCCCACCAATGCCCGGGTCAGATGCCATCTGG GCCTGAAGATCCCTCCTGGCTGTGAGCTGGTGGTCGGAGGTGAGCCTCAGTGTTGGGCTGAGGGACACTGTCTACTGATGGATGACTCCTTCCTGCACACAGTGACTCATAATG GCTCCCCTGAAGATGGGCCTCGAGTGGTCTTCATTGTGGATCTTTGGCATCCTAATGTGGCTGGGGCTGAGCGCCAGGCCCTTGACTATGTCTTCGCACCAGATCCTTGA